The proteins below come from a single Falco rusticolus isolate bFalRus1 chromosome 8, bFalRus1.pri, whole genome shotgun sequence genomic window:
- the LOC119152526 gene encoding mitochondrial chaperone BCS1, which translates to MPFSDFVLALKDNPYFGAGFGLVGVGTALALARKGAQFGLVAFRRHYMITLEVPSKDKSYHWLLNWISHHAKHTQHLSVETSYLQHESGRVSTKFDFVPSPGNHFIWYRRKWIRIERNREKQMIDLHTGTPWESVTFTALGTNREIFFSILREARELALQQQEGRTIMYTAMGAEWRQFGFPRRRRPLSSVVLEEGVSEKLVQDVKEFIDNPKWYSERGIPYRRGYLLYGPPGCGKSSFITALAGELQYSICLLSLSDRSLSDDRLNHLLSVAPQQSIILLEDVDAAFISRDLAAENPAVYQGMGRLTFSGLLNALDGVASTEARIVFMTTNYVDRLDPALVRPGRVDLKQYVGHCSRWQLACMFQRFYPEQPLAAAERFAEQALAVSKQISAAQVQGHFMLYKTDPEGAISNIRSILL; encoded by the exons ATGCCCTTTTCTGACTTTGTCTTAGCACTGAAGGACAACCCGTACTTTGGGGCTGGGTTCGGCCTCGTTggggtgggcacagccctggcatTAGCTCGGAAGGGGGCCCAGTTTGGGCTGGTGGCTTTCAGGCGTCATTATATGATTACCTTGGAGGTGCCCAGCAAGGATAAGAGCTACCACTGGCTGCTGAACTGGATCTCCCACCACGCCAAGCACACGCAGCACCTCAGTGTTGAGACATCATACCTGCAGCACGAAAGCGGGCGCGTCAGCACCAAGTTTGACTttgtccccagccctgggaacCATTTCATCTG GTATCGCAGGAAGTGGATTCGCATCGAGCGCAACCGGGAGAAGCAGATGATTGACCTGCACACAGGGACGCCATGGGAGTCTGTCACCTTCACTGCACTGGGCACCAACCGGGAGATCTTCTTCAGCATCCTCCGGGAAG CCCGGGAGCTggcgctgcagcagcaggaggggagaaCGATCATGTACACAGCCATGGGAGCCGAGTGGCGGCAGTTTGGCttcccccgccgccggcggccTCTCAGCTCTGTGGTGCTGGAGGAAGGTGTGTCAGAGAAGCTGGTCCAGGATGTGAAGGAGTTCATCGACAACCCCAAGTGGTACAGTGAGAGAG GGATCCCCTACCGAAGAGGCTACCTGCTGTATGGTCCTCCTGGCTGTGGGAAAAGCAGTTTCAT cacagctttgGCCGGGGAGCTGCAGTACAGTATCTGCCTGCTTAGCCTCAGTGACCGCAGCCTCTCTGATGACCGGCTCAATCATCTCCTGAGTGTGGCACCGCAGCAGAGCATCATCTTGCTGGAAGATGTGGATGCTGCCTTCATCAGCCGGGACCTCGCTGCTGAGA ACCCAGCTGTGTACCAAGGCATGGGGCGCCTGACCTTCAGCGGCCTCCTCAATGCGCTGGACGGTGTGGCATCCACAGAGGCCCGGATTGTCTTCATGACCACCAACTATGTGGACAG GCTGGACCCAGCCCTGGTGCGTCCCGGCCGTGTGGATCTCAAGCAGTACGTGGGCCATTGCTCCCGCTGGCAGCTTGCCTGCATGTTCCAGCGCTTCTACCCTGAGCAACCCCTGGCTGCAGCCGAGCGGTTTGCAGAGCAGGCACTGGCAGTCTCCAAACAGATCAGTGCTGCCCAGGTGCAGGGTCACTTCATGCTCTACAAGACAGACCCTGAAGGAGCCATTTCAAACATACGCTCCATCCTGCTGTGA